Within Streptomyces antibioticus, the genomic segment CACGGGCTGGCGGGGCCCCCGGCGCGGGCGGACCATGGAAGGTGGGGTGCGGCCCCCGACCGGCGACGCCCAGGGCCGCCGGGGAGACCGGCCCCGGCCGTGATCAGGCACGGCCGGAAGGGAGGAGCGTCATGATGGAAGTGAAGACGCTCGACAAGCCGGACGAGCGGCGTGATTTCCCCCGCGGGCACATCGAGGCCGTCCACATGACGGGGCTCGACTTCGCCGTGGCCACCTTCGAACCGGGATGGCGCTGGTCCGAGTCCATCGCCCCGATCGCGGGCACCGAGAGCTGTACGGTCCACCACAACGGCTATGTGGTCTCCGGCCGGATGCAGGTCCGTATGGACGACGGCGGTGAGAGCGAAGTGGGCCCCGGGGACGTCTTCGTGATCCCGCCCGGCCATGACGCCTGGGTCGTGGGCGACGAGCAGTGCGTGGTCTACGATTTCGCCGGCACCATGGCCAAGGAGTACGCGAAGGCCAAGGACGACTGAGCGCGTTCCGCTCACACCGGAAGCAACCGGCCGATCAGCGCGCCGAGTTGGTGGGCGTTGCGGCACTCGTGCATCGCGACCAGCTCGGCGTACTCCGGTGCGGCCGAATCGCCCGTGCCCCACAGGGACCGCGGCTCCGGGTTCAACCAGTACACACGGCGGGCCTGTTCACCGATCCGGCGCAGGGCCGCCAGATTCGGGTCGCTCATGTTCGTCCGGGCGTCCCCCAGCACGAACACCGTCGTGCGCGGGCCCACCGCGGTCCCGTATCGCTCCGTGAACTCGCCGAGCGCCAGGCCGTAGTCGCTGCTGCCGTGATACGCCGTCAGCCGTGCCTCAGCCTGGATCAGGGCGCCCAGACCCGCCGGGTCGGCGGCGCCGTGCCGCAGGAAGCCGGTCACCTCGTCGACCCGGTTGACGAACGCGAAGACCCGCACCTTGGCGAACTGGTCGTGCAGCGCCTGCACCAGCAGCATCGTGAAGTCCGAGAAACCCGCCACCGAGCCCGACACATCGCACAGCAGCACCAGTTCGGGACGCGACGGGCGGCGTCGGCGCAGCACCGGCCGCATCGGCACCCCGCCCGTGGACAGTGAACCGCGCAGCGTCCGGCGCAGATCGATGGTGCCGCGCGCCGCCCGGCGCCGCCGCGCGGCCATCCGCGTGGCCAGCTTGCGCGCCAACGGCTGCACGGTCCGCCGCAGTTCGGCCAGCCGGTCCTTCCCGGCGTACAGGAAGTCCACCCGGTCCGCCGTCGGCGCCACCGCGCGCCGCGCGATCTCGTCCCGCCCCCGCCGCTCGGCGACCCGGCGCCGCGCCTCCGTCGCCACCAGGGTGCGGAACGCCTCGATACGGCGCCGGATCTCGTCCTCCAGGAGCCGGTCGGCGAAGCCGCCGCCCTCGCCGCGCGCCCGGATGTCGTCCCGCACCCGCGCCAACAGCGTCTGCGGCCGCAGCCGTTCCAGGGTCTGGTACGACGAGAAGCCGTCCGACCCCGGCGAACTCCCGTACCCGCCGAACCCGTCCACCGCCTCGATCGCCAGCCGGGCCAGCGCCGCCCGGTCGTCGTCGGCCAGTGCCCGGGCCAGCCGGTCGCGCAGGGCGTCCCGGCCACCGGACCGCTCCTCGGGCGCGCCCACGCCGTGCGGGAAGTACAGGTCGAAGACCGTGTCGAACAGCCGCCGCTGGCCGGGGGAGTGCAGCAGGGTCGCGGCCAGTCCCTCGCGCAGCAGCCCCCGGTCCGCGAACCCCAGCACCGCCGCCGCCTCGGCCGCGTCGACCGTCTCACCGGTGCCGATCCGCACCCCGTGCGCGCGCAGCGCGGCGACGAGGCCGACCAGCCGGTCCGCGGTGTCCGGCGCGCTCACACCGCGTCCAGGTCGAGCTTCGCCCCGGCCTTCTGGACGTCCTCCTGATGCTTGAGGATCACGCCCAGGGTCTGCCGTACGACGGTCTCGTCCAGGGTGCCGGCGCCCAGGGCGAGGAGGGTGCGCGCCCAGTCGATCGTCTCGGCCACCGAGGGCACCTTGCGCAGGTCCATCGCGCGCAGCGCGCCCACCACCCGGACCACCGACTCGGCGAGCGCCGCGTCGATGCCGGGCACCTTGAGCCGGACGATTTGGCGCTCCAACTCCTCCTCGGGGAAGCCGATGTGGAGGAACAGACAGCGGCGGCGCAGAGCCTCCGACAGCTCACGCCCTGCGTTGGAGGTGAGGACGACGAACGGGCGGCGGGTCGCGGTGATCGTGCCCAGCTCCGGCACGGTGACCTGGAAGTCGCTGAGCACCTCCAGGAGCAGGCCCTCCATCTCGACGTCCGCCTTGTCGGTCTCGTCGATCAGCAGGACCGTCGGCTCCTCGCCGCGGATCGCGGTGAGCAGCGGGCGGGGGAGCAGGAACTCCTCGCTGAAGACGTCCGTGCGGGTCTCGTCCCAGCTCTCGTCGCGGCCTGCGCTGATCCGCAGCAACTGCTTGGCGTGGTTCCACTCGTACAGCGCCCGGGACTCGTCGACGCCCTCGTAGCACTGGAGGCGCACCAGCCGGGCCCCGGCCACCTGGGCGACGGCCTTGGCGAGTTCCGTCTTGCCGACCCCGGCCGGGCCCTCCACCAGGAGCGGCTTGCCGAGCCGGTCGGCGAGGAAGACGGTCGTGGCGACGGCGGGGGAGGCCAGATAGCCCGTCTCGGCGAGCCGGGCGGAGACATCGTCGACGGACGTGAACAACGGGGCCTCCGTGCGGTGGGTCGTGGCCGGTCACATGGGCGTGCGCGGCGGCGCGCACGGGCACTATCTAAGCGCTTGTTCACCTCGCTTGTCGATGTGCTCGCCGACCCGTTGTCGGTGCCGCCCGCTACCGTGCGGGCATGGGTGTGTATCTCGTGAGCGTCGACGCGCAGGACTGGACCGGCACCGGGGAGGGCGGCCACGCGGACCTCGCCGCGGCCCTGAACACGGAACTGGAGCGGCGCGGCCTGCCGCCCTACGCGCCGCGGGCGACCGGAGAGGAACCCCCGGGCTGGTTCGAGGAGAAGATGAGCCCGCCGATGGACGGCTTCGACGCGCTGTGCCGGGCCACGCTCACCGCCGAGGAGCGCGAGAACCTCCTCGGCTGGACCGTCCTGGTGCCGTGCGCGCTCCCGGAGGGCATCACGCTGCCCTTCGGCTCCCCGTACACCGACGAGACGCTGGTGGTCGGCGCCCCGTACGTCCTCGCCCTCGCCGAGCGGCTCGCCGCCGCCCTCGCGCTGCCGCTGGACCTCGTCCCGGCGACCTTCGCCAACCTCGAACTGACCCTGTGGTTCCTGGACGGCGACGCGGAGCGCGCCGCGCCGACCCGGCCGGGCCCCTGGGCCGACGACCTGGCCACCGCGTTCTACACGGCGGTGTACCTGCGCGCCGCCCAGTACTCCTTGCGGCACGGCCGCCCGATCACCTGGTCCTGAGCCCGCGGCGGGCCGCGCATCCGGCGTCAGCCGACGAGGATGACCTCCAGCGTGCGCGGACCGTGCACCCCCTCCACCCGGTCCAGCTCGATGTCACTGGTCGCCGACGGACCCGAGATCCACGTCAAGGGGCGGGCGGGGTCCAGCCGTTCGAGGGCCTGGGGCACGGAGGAGACGACCTGCCCGGG encodes:
- a CDS encoding AAA family ATPase, which gives rise to MFTSVDDVSARLAETGYLASPAVATTVFLADRLGKPLLVEGPAGVGKTELAKAVAQVAGARLVRLQCYEGVDESRALYEWNHAKQLLRISAGRDESWDETRTDVFSEEFLLPRPLLTAIRGEEPTVLLIDETDKADVEMEGLLLEVLSDFQVTVPELGTITATRRPFVVLTSNAGRELSEALRRRCLFLHIGFPEEELERQIVRLKVPGIDAALAESVVRVVGALRAMDLRKVPSVAETIDWARTLLALGAGTLDETVVRQTLGVILKHQEDVQKAGAKLDLDAV
- a CDS encoding cupin domain-containing protein; the encoded protein is MMEVKTLDKPDERRDFPRGHIEAVHMTGLDFAVATFEPGWRWSESIAPIAGTESCTVHHNGYVVSGRMQVRMDDGGESEVGPGDVFVIPPGHDAWVVGDEQCVVYDFAGTMAKEYAKAKDD
- a CDS encoding vWA domain-containing protein codes for the protein MSAPDTADRLVGLVAALRAHGVRIGTGETVDAAEAAAVLGFADRGLLREGLAATLLHSPGQRRLFDTVFDLYFPHGVGAPEERSGGRDALRDRLARALADDDRAALARLAIEAVDGFGGYGSSPGSDGFSSYQTLERLRPQTLLARVRDDIRARGEGGGFADRLLEDEIRRRIEAFRTLVATEARRRVAERRGRDEIARRAVAPTADRVDFLYAGKDRLAELRRTVQPLARKLATRMAARRRRAARGTIDLRRTLRGSLSTGGVPMRPVLRRRRPSRPELVLLCDVSGSVAGFSDFTMLLVQALHDQFAKVRVFAFVNRVDEVTGFLRHGAADPAGLGALIQAEARLTAYHGSSDYGLALGEFTERYGTAVGPRTTVFVLGDARTNMSDPNLAALRRIGEQARRVYWLNPEPRSLWGTGDSAAPEYAELVAMHECRNAHQLGALIGRLLPV